In Rhinopithecus roxellana isolate Shanxi Qingling chromosome 16, ASM756505v1, whole genome shotgun sequence, a single genomic region encodes these proteins:
- the PLPP7 gene encoding inactive phospholipid phosphatase 7 encodes MPASQSRARARDRNNVLNRAEFLSLNQPPKGGPEPRSSGRKASGPSAQPPPAGDGARERRQSQQLPEEDCMQLNPSFKGIAFNSLLAIDICMSKRLGVCAGRAASWASARSMVKLIGITGHGIPWIGGTILCLVKSSTLAGQEVLMNLLLALLLDIMTVAGVQKLIKRRGPYETSPSLLDYLTMDVYAFPAGHASRAAMVSKFFLSHLVLAVPLRVLLVLWALCVGLSRVMIGRHHVTDVLSGFVIGYLQFRLVELVWMPSSTCQMLISAW; translated from the exons ATGCCAGCTTCCCAGAGCCGGGCCCGCGCCAGGGACCGCAACAATGTCCTCAACCGGGCTGAGTTCCTGTCCCTGAACCAGCCCCCCAAAGGGGGCCCGGAGCCCCGCAGCTCCGGCAGAAAGGCCTCAGGCCCCTCGGCACAGCCCCCACCTGCTGGTGACGGGGCCCGAGAGCGACGCCAGTCACAGCAGCTGCCAGAGGAGGACTGCATGCAGCTGAACCCCTCCTTCAAGGGCATCGCCTTCAACTCCCTGCTGGCCATCGATATCTGTATGTCCAAGCGACTGGGGGTGTGTGCCGGCCGGGCGGCGTCCTGGGCCAGTGCTCGCTCCATGGTCAAGCTCATCGGCATCACGGGCCATGGCATCCCCTGGATTGGAGGCACCATTCTCTGCCTGGTGAAGAGCAGCACACTGGCCGGACAGGAGGTGCTCATGAATCTGCTCCTGG CCCTGCTCTTGGACATCATGACAGTGGCTGGCGTGCAGAAGCTCATCAAGCGGCGTGGCCCGTACGAGACGAGCCCCAGCCTCCTGGACTACCTCACCATGGATGTCTACGCCTTCCCGGCCGGGCACGCCAGCCGCGCCGCCATGGTGTCCAAGTTCTTCCTCAGTCACCTGGTGCTGGCAGTGCCCCTGCGCGTGCTGCTGGTGCTCTGGGCCCTCTGCGTGGGCCTGTCCCGCGTGATGATCGGCCGCCACCACGTCACGGACGTCCTCTCCGGCTTCGTCATCGGCTACCTCCAGTTCCGCCTGGTGGAGCTGGTCTGGATGCCCTCCAGCACCTGCCAGATGCTCATCTCCGCCTGGTGA